One part of the Paraglaciecola sp. L3A3 genome encodes these proteins:
- a CDS encoding MalY/PatB family protein: MLFDQIIDRKPTYAFKWEKYNGTDVLPMWIADTEFKCAQPILDALHARTEHGLLGYTVPAHHTAVNQAVVDWLSRQYDWQISPDWIVWTPGVVPAFNIVCKAYCQPGDKVMVQTPNYPPLLAAPKINGLERVDIGTVAIDGRWTIDLAELEKQAADPACKLFIVCNPMNPVGSVFSEHELQRITEICQQNDVLLCSDEIHCDLILDEKAKHIPAGKISEFNGKVITLMAASKTFNVAGLGTSFAIIEDAKTRVEFNNAARGIMPWVTVLGLEATLAAFTQCDQWHAELLQYLRANLDYLEQEINSIDGLTLLRPQGTFLAWIDCSGLGVENPQKYFEDKGVGPSPGIDFGDKNFVRINFGCPRSQLEQAIARLKA, translated from the coding sequence ATGCTTTTTGATCAAATTATCGATAGAAAACCTACCTACGCTTTTAAATGGGAAAAATACAATGGCACTGATGTATTACCTATGTGGATAGCGGATACTGAATTTAAATGTGCCCAACCTATATTAGATGCGTTACATGCGCGAACCGAACATGGCTTACTTGGCTATACAGTGCCAGCTCATCATACCGCTGTGAACCAAGCTGTAGTCGACTGGTTGTCTCGTCAATATGATTGGCAGATTTCGCCGGATTGGATTGTTTGGACCCCAGGTGTGGTGCCAGCATTTAATATTGTGTGTAAAGCGTATTGCCAGCCTGGTGATAAGGTAATGGTACAAACCCCTAATTACCCACCTTTATTAGCTGCACCAAAAATTAATGGCTTAGAGCGAGTTGACATTGGCACAGTGGCAATAGATGGTCGTTGGACTATAGACTTAGCTGAATTAGAAAAACAAGCAGCAGATCCCGCCTGTAAGTTATTTATTGTCTGTAATCCTATGAACCCTGTTGGCTCGGTGTTTTCAGAGCATGAATTACAACGTATAACAGAAATCTGCCAACAAAATGATGTGCTTTTGTGCTCTGATGAAATTCATTGTGATTTAATTTTAGATGAAAAGGCTAAACATATTCCGGCAGGAAAAATATCCGAGTTTAACGGCAAAGTTATCACCCTAATGGCTGCCAGTAAAACCTTCAATGTTGCTGGTTTAGGTACCTCTTTTGCTATTATTGAAGATGCTAAAACAAGAGTTGAATTTAATAATGCTGCTAGGGGGATTATGCCCTGGGTGACAGTGTTAGGTTTAGAAGCCACTTTGGCCGCTTTTACTCAATGTGATCAATGGCATGCTGAACTTTTACAGTACCTTCGAGCTAATTTGGATTATCTTGAACAAGAAATTAACAGTATCGATGGCTTAACATTATTACGGCCACAAGGTACATTTTTAGCCTGGATCGATTGCAGTGGTTTAGGTGTTGAAAACCCACAAAAGTATTTTGAAGATAAAGGCGTTGGCCCATCACCTGGTATTGATTTTGGCGATAAGAATTTCGTTCGAATTAACTTTGGTTGTCCTCGTTCTCAATTGGAACAAGCGATAGCACGACTCAAAGCCTAA
- a CDS encoding Na+/H+ antiporter NhaC family protein, translated as MSNFPEKNALGLSPIIMFVLLVVGSGAITQDFSTMPILVAFMLSSAYAFILNRKSKPLSFVEKVEVFCKGGGDSTIILLAMIFLLAGAFYAVTIDIGARDATVNWALNYVPTNWLLPGLFIISCFIAFAMGTSMGTISAITPVGVGLANSLGVPVPLAVGIVIGGAMFGDNLSFVSDTTIAATQTQGVKLRDKFKANLLIVLPAALVTIVLLMLVDINGAGVVTAKDYDFWLITPYLIIIVCALVGLNVITVLAVGISSACVVGIAKGIFTYTSMLHSVQKGMGWMQDMVAIALMIGGIVALMHAYGGLQWLVSVIKKRVKSRKGAEVGSAALVSFLDVTTANNTIAIVTSGPIAKDFSQQFNVDPRRTASILDIFSCGFQGLVPYGGQLLAAASLAGVSPFSLTPYCWYPMLILIFGSLAIATGLPKFKSSTST; from the coding sequence ATGTCAAATTTTCCGGAAAAAAATGCGCTTGGTTTAAGCCCAATAATTATGTTTGTATTACTAGTTGTGGGTTCTGGGGCGATCACTCAAGATTTTAGTACTATGCCTATTTTGGTGGCATTTATGCTCAGTAGTGCTTATGCATTTATACTTAATCGGAAAAGTAAGCCCTTGTCTTTTGTAGAAAAAGTAGAGGTGTTTTGCAAAGGAGGAGGTGACAGTACCATTATTTTATTGGCAATGATTTTTCTATTGGCTGGTGCTTTTTATGCGGTGACAATTGATATAGGCGCGCGGGATGCCACTGTTAATTGGGCACTAAATTATGTGCCGACCAATTGGTTATTACCTGGCTTGTTTATTATTTCCTGTTTTATTGCTTTTGCTATGGGCACTTCTATGGGGACTATCAGTGCTATTACGCCAGTGGGTGTAGGTTTGGCGAATAGTTTGGGTGTACCTGTACCTTTAGCAGTAGGAATCGTCATTGGGGGCGCTATGTTTGGCGATAACTTGTCATTTGTTTCAGATACCACTATTGCGGCTACGCAAACACAGGGGGTGAAATTAAGAGACAAGTTCAAAGCAAATTTGTTAATTGTACTGCCTGCGGCTTTAGTCACTATTGTGCTGTTAATGTTGGTGGATATTAATGGTGCAGGGGTGGTGACTGCAAAAGATTATGATTTTTGGTTAATCACCCCTTATTTAATTATTATTGTGTGCGCCCTTGTGGGTTTGAATGTCATTACTGTGTTGGCTGTGGGTATTAGTTCAGCATGTGTTGTGGGGATCGCAAAAGGCATTTTTACCTATACCAGTATGTTACATAGTGTGCAAAAGGGTATGGGCTGGATGCAAGATATGGTGGCCATCGCGTTAATGATAGGCGGTATTGTTGCTTTAATGCATGCTTATGGCGGTTTACAGTGGTTAGTTTCTGTCATCAAAAAGCGGGTTAAAAGTCGTAAAGGGGCAGAAGTTGGTAGCGCCGCTTTAGTTAGCTTTTTAGATGTGACAACAGCAAATAATACTATAGCGATTGTCACAAGTGGCCCAATCGCTAAGGATTTTAGTCAGCAATTTAATGTTGATCCAAGACGTACTGCCAGTATTTTAGATATTTTTTCTTGTGGTTTTCAGGGCTTAGTTCCCTACGGTGGCCAGCTGTTAGCTGCGGCGAGTTTAGCGGGTGTCTCGCCTTTTTCACTGACACCTTACTGCTGGTACCCAATGTTGATATTAATTTTTGGCTCGTTAGCAATTGCCACGGGTTTGCCAAAATTTAAATCGAGTACCAGCACTTAA
- a CDS encoding TonB-dependent receptor domain-containing protein, translating to MTHSLSKISMLVFAALSSQGTLAADKPIQKDESDIETLVITASPLGRSILQSATPVSILSGDELEKNQAATLGETLKSVPGVNSTYFGPVSSSPIIRGLDGPRVKVIQNGLDSSDASRVGPDHVTTNETSTATQIEVLRGPSTLLYGSGAIGGVVNVVDNRLPKTRQDETSGRVSGLYDSVSNERSLSTDLNGGSGNVAWHLDAFKRKTDDYDVPEFTLEDGDVVNTIDNSDIDSQGFTFGAGWIGDDVTVALSYGRLETEYGIPGHSHDDHEHEEEDHDEEEHDEDEHDEHAEEEVFARMKQDRVQSIVEWKNLSGLFSEVHWLSAYTDYQHSEIEEGQVGTTFKNDSLESRLWAKHKALNGWEGVLGLHYTNSEFSAEGEEAFTPSTDTTNTALFVLEEKSIGNFLWQLGGRVEHVSHKPDNDFFINSEVDADFDDLTYTAVSASAGFVYQVKDNQSLALNYAFSERAPSSAEIFSNGLHISTSTYEIGAGFDLEIDDSDPDDIEFTVVQSSHAVDKEISNNLDITYRIQADNLQANFSVFYNQIDNYLFEQNTGLEYHEHEEEHDAEEDHEEEGHEEEGTPVYAFNQQDAVLYGFEADVDWHLNDNLRVSGFTDFTRAKLSHSDSDNNNLPRIPPMRLGAELHWEQDSWHAELGATYYSKQDKIADYETQTDGYTIVSASFNYYLPLGDNDLTLYVKGNNLTDELAQVHSSFIKDVAPLPGRSFVMGAKLNF from the coding sequence ATGACCCATTCATTATCAAAAATTAGCATGCTTGTATTCGCAGCCTTGTCTAGTCAAGGTACTTTAGCAGCAGACAAACCTATTCAAAAAGACGAAAGTGATATTGAAACTTTAGTTATTACTGCTAGCCCTTTAGGGCGCTCTATCCTTCAATCTGCCACGCCAGTATCTATTTTAAGTGGTGATGAATTAGAGAAAAACCAGGCCGCGACTTTAGGTGAAACCTTGAAATCGGTGCCAGGAGTGAATAGTACTTATTTTGGGCCTGTTTCTAGTAGTCCTATTATCCGAGGGTTAGATGGCCCAAGAGTAAAAGTTATTCAAAATGGCTTAGATAGTTCTGATGCCTCACGGGTTGGACCTGACCATGTGACCACTAATGAAACTAGCACAGCGACTCAAATCGAAGTATTACGTGGGCCATCAACGTTATTATACGGAAGTGGCGCAATTGGTGGCGTAGTCAACGTAGTGGATAATCGCTTACCTAAAACTCGCCAAGATGAAACATCAGGTCGAGTCAGTGGACTTTACGATTCAGTTTCAAACGAGCGTTCGTTGTCTACCGATCTAAATGGTGGTTCAGGTAATGTTGCTTGGCATCTTGATGCGTTTAAACGTAAAACCGATGATTATGATGTACCTGAGTTCACCCTTGAAGATGGTGACGTAGTAAACACCATAGATAATTCAGATATAGATTCTCAAGGTTTTACATTTGGCGCAGGTTGGATTGGTGACGATGTGACAGTTGCTTTGTCTTATGGCCGCTTAGAAACGGAATATGGTATTCCTGGTCATTCTCATGATGATCATGAGCATGAAGAGGAAGACCACGACGAAGAGGAACATGACGAGGACGAGCATGATGAGCACGCAGAAGAAGAAGTGTTTGCTCGCATGAAACAAGATCGTGTCCAGTCAATAGTCGAATGGAAAAACCTCTCTGGTTTATTCTCCGAGGTACATTGGCTTAGTGCTTATACAGATTACCAACATAGTGAAATTGAAGAAGGCCAAGTAGGCACGACTTTCAAAAATGATTCCCTAGAATCAAGACTATGGGCCAAACATAAAGCACTAAATGGCTGGGAAGGAGTTCTAGGTTTACATTATACAAATTCTGAATTTTCAGCTGAAGGAGAAGAAGCTTTTACCCCTTCTACTGATACAACTAATACCGCATTATTTGTATTAGAAGAAAAGTCAATCGGCAACTTTTTATGGCAATTAGGTGGCAGAGTTGAACATGTTTCTCACAAACCAGACAATGACTTTTTCATCAATAGTGAAGTAGATGCTGATTTTGATGATTTAACTTATACAGCAGTGAGCGCATCAGCAGGCTTTGTTTATCAAGTAAAAGATAATCAGTCACTTGCATTAAATTATGCCTTCTCTGAACGGGCACCTTCATCTGCTGAAATATTTTCGAATGGACTTCACATTAGCACATCGACTTATGAAATCGGTGCTGGGTTTGATTTAGAAATTGATGATAGTGATCCAGATGATATTGAATTTACTGTAGTGCAATCGAGTCATGCTGTTGATAAAGAAATTTCTAATAATCTAGATATTACTTACAGAATTCAAGCCGATAATCTGCAAGCTAACTTCAGTGTATTTTACAATCAAATAGACAATTATTTGTTTGAACAAAACACCGGCTTAGAATACCACGAGCATGAAGAAGAACATGACGCAGAAGAGGATCATGAAGAGGAGGGGCATGAAGAAGAAGGCACACCAGTATATGCCTTTAACCAGCAAGACGCGGTACTTTATGGATTTGAAGCAGATGTGGATTGGCATTTAAATGATAATTTACGTGTAAGTGGTTTCACAGACTTTACTCGTGCCAAGTTGAGTCATAGTGATAGTGATAATAATAATTTACCACGTATCCCACCAATGAGATTAGGTGCAGAATTACACTGGGAGCAAGATAGTTGGCACGCAGAGCTAGGCGCAACCTATTATTCAAAGCAGGATAAAATTGCTGACTATGAAACCCAAACCGATGGATACACCATAGTTTCTGCATCATTTAATTATTACCTTCCGTTGGGCGACAATGATTTAACACTTTACGTAAAAGGTAATAATTTAACCGATGAGTTAGCTCAAGTTCATAGCTCGTTTATAAAAGATGTGGCTCCTTTACCGGGTCGTAGTTTCGTAATGGGTGCTAAATTAAATTTTTAA
- a CDS encoding UPF0149 family protein, with amino-acid sequence MPNFESYSHATLYDLCDSAALVNVLHPYPFIQGEIFAVCAAPEIPMPEVWLPWVIDNKNQLTSEKQADQLTDLLMKLLQWQLKEMSDEHIVLPQGVTFEGDTSKQSPLSLWCQGMLFGHAQLEPVWKDAWNKMQITDQQTMLQLQKDLSHCLYMFTTFADIPLAISQAESRGNDQLLKVLPKIFLSFPQTLETYVGLSGRLVDFLPNQFETFAKD; translated from the coding sequence ATGCCTAATTTTGAATCCTACTCTCATGCCACTTTGTATGACTTATGTGACTCTGCAGCTCTAGTGAATGTTTTGCATCCTTACCCTTTTATTCAAGGTGAGATTTTTGCGGTTTGTGCTGCACCTGAAATTCCTATGCCCGAAGTCTGGCTGCCTTGGGTAATCGATAACAAAAACCAATTAACCAGTGAAAAACAAGCTGATCAGCTAACCGATTTATTGATGAAATTGTTGCAGTGGCAGTTAAAAGAAATGAGTGATGAACACATAGTATTACCTCAAGGTGTGACTTTTGAGGGAGATACTTCAAAACAAAGTCCACTTTCTTTGTGGTGTCAGGGCATGTTGTTCGGGCATGCACAGCTTGAACCTGTTTGGAAAGATGCATGGAATAAGATGCAGATCACCGACCAACAGACTATGTTGCAATTACAAAAAGACTTATCCCATTGTTTGTATATGTTTACCACCTTCGCTGATATCCCTTTGGCAATTAGCCAAGCTGAAAGCAGAGGCAATGATCAGTTATTAAAGGTTTTACCTAAAATATTCCTGTCGTTCCCACAAACCTTAGAAACTTATGTGGGATTATCTGGCCGGTTGGTGGATTTTTTGCCGAATCAATTTGAAACTTTTGCCAAAGATTAG
- a CDS encoding nucleotidyltransferase family protein — protein MSINSIVKLIESDQLRLRALEFVSLLDLPDCYIAAGFVRNLVWDFLHQMPTPTALNDVDVIYFDSNESNPAQYRIYESRLKEMQPNIDWQVRNQALMHIRNNDEPYRSSLDAMSYWPEKETAIGIRQLNDGSLECVSAFGVDSLFNLQLTHNPKRSKAVFEHRVNSKGWLSTWHNLQVT, from the coding sequence ATGAGCATAAATAGTATCGTGAAGCTTATTGAGTCAGATCAATTACGGTTAAGGGCGCTTGAATTTGTTAGCTTACTTGATTTACCTGATTGTTATATTGCTGCTGGTTTTGTTCGAAATTTAGTTTGGGATTTTTTGCATCAAATGCCGACTCCAACAGCACTGAATGATGTCGATGTTATATATTTTGATTCAAACGAATCTAACCCTGCACAATATCGAATATATGAATCAAGGCTTAAAGAAATGCAGCCAAATATAGATTGGCAAGTGAGAAACCAAGCATTGATGCATATACGAAACAATGATGAACCGTATCGAAGTTCACTGGATGCTATGAGTTATTGGCCAGAAAAAGAAACGGCAATTGGTATTCGTCAATTAAATGATGGCAGTTTAGAATGTGTCTCAGCGTTCGGGGTTGATTCATTGTTTAATTTACAACTTACCCATAACCCAAAGCGATCGAAAGCGGTTTTTGAACACCGAGTAAATTCTAAAGGTTGGCTTTCTACATGGCACAACCTACAAGTCACATAG
- a CDS encoding YqhA family protein yields the protein MKKLESVFEHFLWNSRLLVLIPVITSLLGSLALFIVGTVDIIMVTIKSINYYLGRETLDIHDFIVTDIILAIDIYLIAIVLLIFGAGIYRLFISPIDESEASEIKHPFNIQSFDELKDKIVRVVILAVIIEFFRAVVDIKFSTALDAIYLALSVFALAASLYLMNKSHKSPPE from the coding sequence GTGAAAAAATTAGAATCAGTTTTCGAACACTTTTTATGGAACTCTCGATTGTTGGTTCTAATACCGGTGATTACAAGTTTACTGGGTTCTTTAGCACTCTTCATAGTAGGTACTGTTGATATAATAATGGTAACTATCAAAAGCATTAATTACTACCTTGGCCGCGAAACTCTAGATATCCATGACTTTATTGTAACCGACATTATATTAGCTATAGATATTTATCTTATTGCCATTGTTTTGCTTATATTTGGTGCAGGTATATACAGACTATTTATCTCTCCGATTGATGAATCTGAAGCCAGTGAAATTAAACATCCATTTAACATCCAGTCTTTTGATGAGCTAAAAGATAAGATTGTCCGAGTAGTTATTCTTGCGGTAATTATTGAGTTTTTTAGAGCTGTTGTGGACATTAAATTTTCAACCGCTCTAGATGCAATTTACTTGGCATTATCTGTTTTTGCACTTGCAGCATCTCTATATCTTATGAATAAGAGTCATAAAAGTCCCCCCGAGTAA
- a CDS encoding calcium/sodium antiporter codes for MINLLFLLLGVGLLTIGGEALIRGSLAVSKRFGVSPLLSGLVIVGFGTSAPELVVSVNAALNQQPDIAIGNVVGSNIGNILLILGICALIAPMTIKPLALRRDAVTVVAASIFFLVLVGGSSLGRADGVFLLIALLVYLIWAYRSERIHTPSAELNIAEAEEVHELPKSIGWTVTAVVIGLLLLILGSQVLLIGAVGIAESLGFSEAVIGLTLVAVGTSLPELSISVIAALRRHADVAIGNILGSNIFNLLGVLGVSALLQPLPVHIRILQFDQWFMLASAVLLFLFLYTGRRLSRLEGGVLLTAYGVYLGLSFTALGG; via the coding sequence ATGATTAATCTTTTGTTTTTATTACTCGGCGTTGGTTTACTTACCATTGGTGGTGAGGCTCTGATCCGTGGTTCATTGGCTGTCTCGAAGCGTTTTGGTGTGTCGCCATTACTAAGTGGTCTAGTTATCGTAGGTTTCGGCACTTCAGCTCCAGAATTGGTAGTATCCGTAAATGCAGCCTTAAATCAACAGCCGGATATTGCGATTGGAAACGTAGTGGGTAGTAATATCGGTAATATTCTACTAATCCTAGGGATCTGTGCTCTCATCGCGCCGATGACAATTAAGCCATTGGCATTACGCAGAGATGCTGTCACGGTAGTTGCTGCTAGTATATTCTTTTTGGTTTTAGTTGGCGGAAGCTCACTGGGTCGAGCGGATGGTGTGTTCTTGCTAATTGCCTTACTCGTATATTTAATATGGGCTTATCGAAGTGAACGCATTCATACACCCTCTGCGGAACTAAACATAGCCGAGGCTGAAGAAGTTCACGAGTTACCCAAATCAATAGGCTGGACAGTGACGGCTGTGGTAATTGGGCTACTGCTGTTAATCTTAGGGTCACAGGTACTGCTTATTGGAGCCGTTGGTATTGCTGAAAGTTTAGGATTTTCCGAGGCGGTTATCGGTTTGACACTGGTCGCTGTTGGTACATCTCTTCCCGAGCTTTCAATTTCTGTGATTGCTGCTCTGCGTCGGCACGCTGATGTGGCTATAGGAAATATACTTGGTAGCAATATATTTAATTTGCTTGGAGTTTTAGGCGTCTCTGCTTTACTTCAGCCGCTGCCGGTGCACATTAGAATTCTGCAATTCGACCAATGGTTCATGCTTGCATCGGCGGTATTACTATTTCTGTTTTTGTATACAGGGCGCCGTCTAAGTCGATTAGAGGGTGGAGTACTCTTGACCGCCTATGGAGTTTATTTAGGCCTAAGTTTCACTGCATTAGGTGGTTAA
- a CDS encoding IS91 family transposase, giving the protein MDHPSSRPALEVADVFRFYGAQYKTQQQGHLSLHQLKVMSAIERCRSAQLGGHQLHCGKCETDLIAYNSCRNRHCPKCQSSAAKRWLKARQAQLLPVEYYHVVFTLPEEVAQLAFYNKAHMYDLLFSAASQTLNTIARDPKHLGADIGSTMVLHTWGSAMTHHPHVHCIVPGGGISLDKHSWKSCKKGFFLPVRVLSRLFRRLYMQGVRQLYKDEQLQCFGKLAGTTSFNDSSKFNDWTRAQQQREWVVYAKRPFAGPQAVLAYLSRYTHRVAIANSRLQKMDKYHVHFKYKDYRRKGNNMHKVMRVDTDEFIRRFMLHVLPNGFHRIRHYGLLGSQTKLKRARQLLKVTEPEPVACSGESEASPAPFTCRQCHSPLTIMAITEPIYRPRAPPK; this is encoded by the coding sequence ATGGATCATCCATCATCAAGGCCAGCACTTGAGGTGGCCGACGTATTTCGTTTTTATGGTGCGCAGTATAAAACCCAACAACAAGGCCATCTGAGTCTACACCAACTCAAAGTGATGTCTGCGATTGAGCGCTGTAGAAGTGCGCAATTAGGAGGCCATCAACTGCATTGTGGGAAGTGTGAAACGGACTTGATTGCATATAACTCCTGTCGAAATAGGCATTGCCCTAAATGTCAGTCATCGGCTGCAAAAAGATGGCTCAAAGCACGGCAAGCACAATTACTGCCTGTTGAGTATTACCATGTGGTGTTTACCCTGCCGGAGGAAGTCGCACAGTTGGCGTTTTATAATAAAGCGCACATGTATGACTTACTGTTTAGTGCCGCTTCGCAAACGCTTAACACCATTGCAAGAGACCCAAAACATCTGGGTGCCGATATTGGCAGCACCATGGTATTACATACATGGGGTTCAGCCATGACGCATCATCCTCATGTTCACTGTATTGTTCCCGGCGGCGGCATCAGTCTTGATAAACACAGTTGGAAATCCTGTAAGAAAGGCTTCTTTCTACCTGTGAGAGTATTATCTCGCTTGTTCCGAAGGCTATACATGCAAGGCGTGAGGCAGTTGTATAAAGATGAGCAATTACAGTGCTTCGGCAAACTTGCTGGTACCACTAGCTTTAATGACTCTAGCAAGTTCAATGATTGGACACGCGCCCAGCAGCAAAGAGAATGGGTAGTGTATGCTAAACGTCCCTTCGCAGGCCCTCAAGCGGTATTGGCTTATCTATCGAGATATACGCATCGGGTGGCGATTGCCAATAGTCGATTGCAAAAAATGGACAAATATCATGTCCATTTTAAATACAAAGACTATCGGCGAAAAGGCAACAATATGCACAAAGTGATGCGAGTAGACACTGACGAGTTTATTCGCCGGTTTATGCTACATGTGTTACCCAACGGCTTTCATCGTATCCGTCATTATGGACTGCTTGGCAGTCAAACTAAGCTTAAACGCGCTAGACAACTGTTGAAGGTCACGGAGCCTGAGCCTGTCGCTTGCTCAGGTGAAAGTGAAGCGTCGCCCGCACCATTTACATGTCGTCAGTGCCATTCTCCGCTTACAATAATGGCGATCACAGAGCCGATATATCGACCTAGAGCACCACCGAAATGA
- a CDS encoding site-specific integrase — protein sequence MSQQNETVSPLRQRMIEEMTMRKLSPKTQAQYIRSVKKLAAFLKRSPEEATAEELRKFQLMLAETGTSNITINATLQGLRFLYCKALKRPEVLSKTSSVPEPRKLPNVLSVEEVKQLMMATTSVKYRAALSVAYGAGLRIGEVVKLKVSDIDSKRMLIRVEQGKGKKDRNAILSPVLLDQLREWWRYAHAKRLMLNGGWLFPGQQPVNHLSTRQLSRGCKAAAEAAGIEKCVSMHTLRHSFATHLLEANVDIRVIQVLLGHNQLETTVTYTQVATKLLHRVVSPLDALSD from the coding sequence ATGTCACAACAGAATGAAACAGTAAGTCCCCTTCGTCAGCGCATGATAGAAGAAATGACCATGCGCAAGCTAAGCCCAAAAACTCAAGCTCAATACATCAGAAGTGTAAAGAAGTTAGCTGCATTTTTGAAGCGTTCGCCAGAAGAAGCTACTGCTGAAGAGCTTAGGAAATTTCAGTTAATGCTAGCGGAAACCGGCACGTCTAACATTACTATCAATGCGACTTTGCAAGGTTTGAGGTTCCTATATTGTAAAGCACTAAAACGCCCTGAGGTACTCAGTAAAACGAGTTCAGTACCTGAGCCACGCAAGCTACCGAACGTGTTAAGTGTTGAAGAAGTTAAACAATTGATGATGGCAACCACCAGTGTTAAGTATCGTGCTGCACTGTCTGTGGCTTATGGTGCAGGTTTACGCATTGGTGAGGTGGTGAAACTAAAAGTCTCTGATATCGACAGTAAGCGTATGCTGATACGCGTAGAGCAAGGGAAGGGTAAAAAAGATCGCAATGCCATCTTATCGCCAGTGCTGTTAGACCAGCTAAGAGAGTGGTGGCGTTATGCACACGCCAAGCGCTTGATGTTAAATGGCGGATGGCTCTTCCCCGGACAGCAACCCGTTAACCACCTATCCACAAGACAACTTAGCCGAGGGTGCAAAGCCGCAGCAGAAGCTGCCGGTATCGAAAAATGTGTATCGATGCACACGCTTCGGCACAGTTTCGCGACGCACTTATTAGAAGCGAATGTGGATATTAGAGTTATCCAAGTGCTGCTAGGACATAACCAACTGGAAACGACCGTCACGTATACGCAAGTCGCGACGAAATTGCTTCATAGGGTGGTAAGTCCGCTTGATGCGCTATCGGATTGA
- a CDS encoding DUF2750 domain-containing protein yields MSNSIDANTIAQYTPEQRLNYLVKEIIQHQQVWILTDQDGCVMLNTEDEDCAPVWPSEAYAQAWATGEWADCEPKAIDLKTWHAKWTQGLEDDDVAIAVFPSEDQDGLVISAQELDFEIKTKGKKL; encoded by the coding sequence ATGTCAAACTCAATCGATGCCAACACTATCGCTCAGTACACACCAGAACAACGTCTAAATTATTTAGTCAAAGAAATTATTCAACACCAACAAGTTTGGATATTAACCGACCAAGATGGTTGTGTGATGTTAAATACTGAAGACGAAGATTGTGCACCCGTTTGGCCAAGTGAAGCATACGCACAAGCATGGGCCACTGGAGAATGGGCAGATTGCGAGCCTAAAGCCATAGACCTAAAGACATGGCATGCAAAGTGGACCCAAGGCCTTGAAGATGACGACGTAGCCATAGCGGTATTCCCCAGTGAAGATCAAGACGGTTTAGTGATTTCTGCCCAAGAGTTAGATTTTGAGATTAAAACCAAGGGGAAAAAGCTGTAG
- a CDS encoding DUF2164 domain-containing protein, translated as MSAIEFSPEQKLALVTKLQKYMSNELEVELGQFDAEFLLDFISKEMGNIYYNQALTDAQSVLTDKMDLLTDAIYQLEKY; from the coding sequence TTGTCTGCTATAGAATTTTCCCCCGAACAAAAATTGGCATTAGTCACAAAATTACAAAAATATATGTCTAATGAGTTAGAAGTTGAACTTGGTCAATTTGATGCTGAGTTTCTGTTAGATTTTATTTCTAAAGAAATGGGCAATATCTACTATAATCAAGCGTTAACCGATGCCCAAAGTGTATTAACAGACAAGATGGATTTGCTAACTGATGCTATTTATCAGCTAGAGAAATATTAA